AGGTTAAAGTCCGCAACCATATCCCCCGTGAGGTCTTTGGCATAGGTACCAGCATAGGAGATAACGATGTCGGTACCTTTTTTGAAGGCAACAGCTTCAAAGCCAGCGGCCCCAGTGATCTGAGGAAATGCTGGGTTGTTTGGAACATGTGCAACCGCAGCCCATTCCTGTGGAACTGACAGTCGATTGATTGGATTACGAGTGTCAATATACGAAGCGCCCGCCATTAACGCGTAATCGAGTGTTGAAGGCATGATTTATTCTCCTAAACTTTCGAGATTATTATTCGCTGATAGGCGTTACTTGCCCTTACCATAGGTGCGTTGAAACCATTCCTGTGCTAGAGGCCACCAGTTATAATAAAGAAGTTTCCCGTCTACTTCTGGCGCGATGAGCTTTCCAGTCGCTCCTGAGGGGATTGGGCAACTAGTCATGCCGATCCCGTTGTCCAATATAGGCATCCGCAGGATGGTCTTGAATTCAGGTTGTTCCAGCTCACCATTCAGTTTCTTGACAAGCTCTGCGGTGACGACGGATTGCGCCGTGAGGATTTTCTCCTTACCTTTGGAATTGACAACCAAATTGATGTCTTTGAACTCCGAAGGGAGTTCTTCCAACGGGATGCGCTGCCATGCCGTGCTGTCATATCGGAAAAGCACGTACGGCGGGTTTGGCCGCCCCCATTTGATATAAGACGGGCATAGGTTGGGCACGGTCACGATGTACGGGATGCCGTGGAAAATATGCAGCGATATTAGCTGGAAGTTTGCACGCCCGATGGCTTCGCCATATTCGCTCTTAAATTCAAGGGTTGTGCTCGTATTGGGCAGGGTAAACGTCACCGTTTGTTCTTTGATCGGCGATGATTGTCCGGGTTCATGCCGTCCCCCATAACTTTGCGACCGCTCCACAACTATCTTGCTCCCGTTGTGCAACAGTACTTCTTCTTTCCAACTGGGATCGCCGAACGGTAGAGCCCCTACTCCTGCACATCCACCCATATCGAGACTGACGACCAGGCTGAGTAGCAGCAACAGTCGTCGCCATTCGTATGCGTTTCTCATGCGACGATCCTTTCGAGAGAATTTCTGAGCACATTCAGCGTTGCTGACCTGGCAAACAGGGCCTGGTCAAAGGTCACCACCTGCTTACCAAAGAACACCCCCATGAGCGCCGCCAAGCCGCCACCCAGACTATGCCCGGTAAACGCAATGTTGGCAGTAGGGTTGGCGGCCTTCACTTGTAAGTAGTATTCAGCGGCCTGCACGAGCTGAATAGATCCAATGCCAGTGGCCAATCCGATATCAGCCGAGATGTCGCCTGTAAGATCGCTGGGATCAGTACCCGCATACGAAATGATGATCTCATTCGTCAGTGAGTTTCTATAGGCAGATGTCTCAAAACCGGTCGAATTATCCTCCGGTACAATCGAGACAACACTCCAACCGTTCGGGATTGGGAAGCGGTTCAGGTCAGCCCTCGTATCATGGTAAGAATCACTGGCGAGCAATGCGTACTCAATTGTTGTTGCCATGACTTTCGCTTCTAGTTGAGGTGAGATTCTATTTCATCTGTTTGTCAATGAACTTCTTCGCAATCGGGTCATTCGGAAGAATCCAATGACCCTTGTACAGTACCCGTTCCTCGCAATTCGTGGATCCTTCTGATCCCGGCTTCACCGGCTCCCGCTGAATGGTTTTGAATTCGGGCTGTGGATAGCCAGCGATCACTCCCTTGATCATGTCCGCCGTGATAACCAGCTTGTCGAATTTCTCGACGACAACATCGGGCATGGAAAAGATCATGTTGGGAGTGTTGATTTCACTTGGTAACTCCTGCAAGGGAATCCGCTTCCACTCGTTCCCTTGGTACTGGAAAATCACATAGGGCGGATTGGGTCGCCCCCATTTGTTGTACGACAGGCAACCCATTGGATAGACCACGAGGTATGGTGTACCACCAGAAATATCGACTGCCATAGGCAGAAAATTCGCCTGGCCCAGATCCTGGCTAGCGTGATCCTCCCAGGTGATAGTCTGGTTGCTACCAGGGATAGGAAAACTCAGCCACTGTTCTGTGAAAGATGGCTTTTGTCCGACCTCATGCCGCCCACCCCGTTTCACCATGCGGTCGACCATGATCTTGCGCCCATCATGCAAGAGCACTTCTTCTTTCCATCTATCGCCGATCAATCCTGAGATCCCCGCGCAGGAACTTGTGCTGATCCCCACCGTTAAGATTAGGCACATCATCAGAGCCCGCTGCCACATCACCTGCCGAATCCGCATGTCGCGTTCTTTCATGATTTGGTCTTCCCCTGCCGCGCGTCTCGCAGACTGACCAAGACCTGTTGGATCTGCTGATGCAGCCGCGCCAGGGAACCGACATCCATCGCCACCCGGGTGACGAGATGGCGCTCTAACCCTTTGGGGGCCGCCTGACCATCCTTTGCCGTCTTCGCGATCGCGGCTAGCAGCGTCGGCTCAATGAAGCCGAAGTCGAGATAGGCCGTGCCCTGCGCCACGCCGACGTTGGTGTAATTCACCGCACGCGGGTGCGCTGACGAGTCGGACGGTTTCAGCTGAACGTTCAAGGGAATCGTGGTCGGTTTGAACTCACTCATAATCTGACACTCCTCACGCACGGGTGACAGCACCAGATGGAAGTTGTATTGGGAGAATCCCAACGCATGAACCTTCCTCACCGGATGGAAAAAGTGGCAGACTGTACGATGACTCTTCACTGCGTGTCAATACAGATACCAAGGCTAAATGGCCCTATCCATCTTGTAGATGACCTGTTCCCCGGTAACGGCACCCACCCCTTACGAACAGCGCCTGAGAGGATGTTGACCTTGCCTCTCGCTGCGTTCTCGCGTTGCTCCAAGACTTACCGTACCGAAAATGGTATGCCCCGTTGCTCGCTACGGCCTTGCAAAATCATCACGGATCACAACACGCTAGCAGTCTGCTGAAAAACCTCCCGTTCGTGCTGAGCTGGGCGAAGCACACAAACCGAATTTTTCAGCAAACTGTAGGGCGGGCATGGCAAAAAGCGCCGTGCCGCGTAATCCAGTGTCGGTGCCGCTGTTGTTAATCAACACCTATGGGATCAGCTCGTGGTTCGCTGCTGCGCTGATCAAACAGGAGTATCACGTCAAGGACCGACCCTGATAGGCCACCTCTAGAAAAACAACTCGACGCTCGCGCGGATGTTGGACTTCTGATTTGAACTCACAGCGAGGACTGGTTTGATATAGGTATCCGATACCTTAGAATCGGAAACCCGCGGCGCCCGGACCGGTCACCGAGGAGTAGATCAGCCAAGCTGCGGTATTCTGCCTACTCCGAGGCATCGCCAACCTGGCCATGATCCTGCTCTCCAAAAATGGCCGTTTCGTGGGTGTAGTGTTTGAACTCCAGGAGATTGCGGGAAGGATCTTCTAGGAAGAACGTGCGGTGCTCGATACGTGTGCCAGGGAAACGCACGCGAGGTTGTTGGTAGAAAGAGAGGCCGTTGGCTCTCGCACGATCCGCCAGTGCCTGCCACTCTTCCTGTGAGAGAAAGACCAACCCAAAATGGCGCGGATAAATACCCTTCTGTTGAGGAGGTTGCTCCGGCACGACATGCGCGACGAGTTGATGACCGGCTAGGCCCAGCGTCATCGCATGTTTCGTCCGCCGCCCGACCGTGCAGCCGAGACCATCCACATAGAATGTGACTGCTGTTTCCATATCGTGGATTGGGAAGGCAAGATGGAAGAGCGTGCGGTTCATCGAAACCGATCTTTCACGATGGGCTCTCCTGTCCCATCCCACCACCCAGCCGCCATGTGGGGTGTCACATGTGCAATGGCAAATCGGCCCTCCGGAGTCAGCACCAGCGTACCAGCCGATCCTTTGACCCTCGTGACCAGCTTCTGCAACACCCATCGCGCTGCTCTTCTCGCTGTCTCTCCCTGCCCTAACCGATCACAGATTGTTTTCGCAACGGCCACACGCATGATACTCTCACCCCATCCCGTCATCGATACGGCACCGGCTTCATTATCCGCGTACACTCCACAGCCGATAATCGGCGTATCTCCAACTCGTCCTGGCAGCATGAGGTCGATCCCCCCCGTCGAGGCACCGGCAGCGACTGTCCCAGACCGGTCCAGCGCAACCGCCCCGACTGTTCCATGCCGATCCCCCTTCGTGACCATCCGCTTGAGCATAGAATCGTACGAGAGCCTGTCTCTCGGAGCCTGACGCTTCTGAAGCTCTATCTTGTGATGCTTGGCAAACTTGGTCGCCAGAGGGCCGACGAGCAAGACATGCGCCGTCTCTTCCATAATGAGGCGGGCGGCTGTAATCGGATGAACAATACCTTCAATAGAGGCGACCGCACCAGCGCGCAAGCATTCCCCTTCCATGATGGATGCGTCCATTCTCCGCACTCCATCCAGCTGTCGATGAGCCCCGTTTCCGGCATTGAAGAGCCCGCTGCGCTCAAGAACTCGAATAGTCTGCTCCACCGCGACAAGTGCAGAACTACCACGATCCAGCAAGTGATAGCCGACTTGCAATGCGCCACGCAGACATGCGGCTTGTAGGGAGGTCATGGTACGGGAGCCGGCACCCCCGTGCGCGAGAATGATCGGTCTGATGGGTTTCAATTTAG
The Candidatus Nitrospira nitrosa DNA segment above includes these coding regions:
- a CDS encoding lipase family protein; this translates as MATTIEYALLASDSYHDTRADLNRFPIPNGWSVVSIVPEDNSTGFETSAYRNSLTNEIIISYAGTDPSDLTGDISADIGLATGIGSIQLVQAAEYYLQVKAANPTANIAFTGHSLGGGLAALMGVFFGKQVVTFDQALFARSATLNVLRNSLERIVA
- a CDS encoding VOC family protein, which encodes MNRTLFHLAFPIHDMETAVTFYVDGLGCTVGRRTKHAMTLGLAGHQLVAHVVPEQPPQQKGIYPRHFGLVFLSQEEWQALADRARANGLSFYQQPRVRFPGTRIEHRTFFLEDPSRNLLEFKHYTHETAIFGEQDHGQVGDASE
- a CDS encoding isoaspartyl peptidase/L-asparaginase family protein produces the protein MKPIRPIILAHGGAGSRTMTSLQAACLRGALQVGYHLLDRGSSALVAVEQTIRVLERSGLFNAGNGAHRQLDGVRRMDASIMEGECLRAGAVASIEGIVHPITAARLIMEETAHVLLVGPLATKFAKHHKIELQKRQAPRDRLSYDSMLKRMVTKGDRHGTVGAVALDRSGTVAAGASTGGIDLMLPGRVGDTPIIGCGVYADNEAGAVSMTGWGESIMRVAVAKTICDRLGQGETARRAARWVLQKLVTRVKGSAGTLVLTPEGRFAIAHVTPHMAAGWWDGTGEPIVKDRFR